One region of Acidimicrobiia bacterium genomic DNA includes:
- a CDS encoding S9 family peptidase: protein MIDAVSAAMVARSRVVTEPRWSPDGRLLAWVESFAARTDLVVAPFDRSWPPVVVTADVPAAPVGAYGGGVFCWAGSGHLVYAAHDGRLLRIPSSGGSPVVLHEGARVAAPSASADGTQIAFVAEREDSCDVAVVPGDASQWARRVSTGADYCFDPSWSPDGCRLAWHEWDLPNMPWDGSRIAVCDLDTSDVSVVAGGDGVATGQPRFSPDGTHLAYTSDATGWTNVWLARADGSDARPVLDEQAEHAEPTWGPGQHSYAWSPDSRAIASCRNERGFGRLVVADVSGRAAARDVAKGWHHSLDWSGAGLVCVRSGARTPPEVTVVDPDGAGARVPLARGAVGGFPLDAMPEPQPVTWRHDDAGVDVHGLLWRPWGGARSSGAPDVRPPLLVMVHGGPHGQSVAGWAPRAFFYLSRGWAVLMPNARGSTGYGRAYAQALTGEWGESDLADVAAGIRHAKHAGWCDPERVAVIGGSAGGFTVLQLCTRHPELVRAGVSLYGVTDLFDLASTTHRFESRYLDRIVGELPEHASRYRERSPVTYARETSVPVLVLQGDADRVVPKAQADLMVDAMRAGGATVEYHVYEGEGHGWARPETVEDELTRTERFLTNWVLRR from the coding sequence GTGATCGACGCCGTGTCGGCCGCGATGGTCGCCCGCTCCCGGGTCGTGACGGAGCCCCGGTGGTCGCCCGACGGCCGGCTGCTCGCGTGGGTCGAGTCGTTCGCGGCCCGGACGGACCTCGTCGTCGCGCCGTTCGACCGGTCGTGGCCGCCGGTCGTCGTCACCGCGGACGTGCCCGCCGCGCCGGTTGGCGCGTACGGCGGGGGCGTGTTCTGCTGGGCGGGGAGCGGTCACCTCGTCTACGCCGCGCACGACGGGCGGCTGCTGCGCATCCCGTCGTCGGGCGGTTCACCGGTCGTGCTGCACGAGGGCGCTCGCGTCGCGGCGCCGAGCGCGTCGGCCGACGGCACGCAGATCGCGTTCGTCGCCGAGCGTGAGGACTCCTGCGACGTCGCGGTGGTGCCCGGCGACGCGTCGCAGTGGGCCCGTCGGGTGTCGACGGGCGCGGACTACTGCTTCGACCCGTCGTGGTCGCCCGACGGCTGCCGTCTCGCGTGGCACGAGTGGGACCTGCCGAACATGCCGTGGGACGGATCGCGCATCGCGGTGTGCGACCTCGACACGTCGGACGTGTCGGTCGTCGCGGGTGGCGACGGCGTCGCGACCGGGCAGCCACGCTTCTCACCCGACGGCACGCACCTCGCGTACACGTCGGACGCGACCGGGTGGACGAACGTGTGGCTGGCGCGCGCCGACGGATCGGACGCGCGTCCCGTGCTCGACGAGCAGGCGGAGCACGCGGAGCCGACGTGGGGCCCGGGGCAACACTCGTACGCGTGGTCGCCCGACTCACGTGCGATCGCGTCGTGCCGCAACGAGCGAGGCTTCGGCCGGCTCGTCGTCGCGGACGTGAGTGGGCGCGCGGCGGCGCGCGACGTCGCGAAGGGTTGGCACCACTCGCTCGACTGGTCGGGCGCGGGGCTCGTGTGCGTGCGATCGGGCGCACGGACGCCGCCGGAGGTCACGGTCGTCGATCCCGACGGCGCCGGGGCGCGCGTCCCGCTGGCGCGGGGCGCGGTGGGCGGGTTCCCGCTCGACGCGATGCCCGAGCCGCAACCGGTCACGTGGCGCCACGATGATGCCGGTGTCGACGTGCACGGCCTGCTGTGGCGCCCGTGGGGCGGCGCCCGTTCGTCGGGCGCGCCCGACGTACGGCCGCCCCTCCTCGTCATGGTGCACGGCGGACCACACGGTCAATCGGTCGCGGGCTGGGCGCCGCGTGCGTTCTTCTACCTGTCGCGCGGCTGGGCGGTGCTGATGCCCAACGCGCGCGGCTCGACCGGATACGGGCGTGCGTACGCGCAGGCGTTGACCGGCGAGTGGGGCGAGAGCGACCTCGCTGACGTCGCGGCCGGCATCCGTCACGCGAAGCACGCCGGCTGGTGCGATCCCGAGCGTGTCGCGGTGATCGGCGGCAGCGCGGGCGGGTTCACGGTGCTCCAGCTGTGCACGCGCCATCCCGAGCTCGTGCGTGCGGGGGTGAGCCTGTACGGCGTGACTGATCTGTTCGACCTCGCGTCGACGACGCACCGCTTCGAGTCGCGCTATCTCGACCGCATCGTCGGCGAGCTCCCGGAACACGCGTCGCGCTATCGCGAGCGTTCGCCGGTGACGTACGCGCGCGAGACGTCGGTACCCGTGCTCGTCCTGCAGGGCGACGCCGATCGCGTCGTCCCGAAGGCGCAGGCCGATCTCATGGTCGACGCGATGCGCGCCGGCGGCGCGACCGTCGAGTACCACGTGTACGAGGGCGAAGGGCACGGATGGGCGCGCCCGGAGACGGTCGAGGACGAGCTGACGCGCACCGAGCGCTTCCTGACCAACTGGGTGCTGCGGCGGTGA
- a CDS encoding glycosyltransferase family 4 protein, with protein MSPERPLRVAWLVYRGNPHCGGQGVYTRYLARELTELGHHVEVFSGPPYPDLDDPSQLVPVPSLDLYRADNPFRVPWPHELRTTVDLREVAIMCGAGFPEPYTFSLRVRRMLRERRHDFDLVHDNQCLGSGLLGAMRDGWPLAATLHHPITVDRDLDLAHTTNPWRRLTMRRWYGFLEMQMRVARQIPRLVTVSASSKRDIVQQMGVPEDRLHIVPVGVDPAIFRPMPGVARVKGRIMTTASADVPMKGLTPLLEALAKVRVERDDAHLVVIGRPKERSRIPALIEQLGVERAVTFVSKVPQERIVELYAEAELAVVPSLYEGFSLPAIEAMACGVPLVATTGGALPEVVGTDGETALTVPPGDPSALASRILVLLGDADLRARIGDAGRRRVLDRFTWRATAQGTVDNWRALLEERARAGLLPPADAGAR; from the coding sequence ATGTCCCCGGAGCGTCCCCTTCGCGTCGCGTGGCTCGTCTACCGGGGAAACCCCCACTGCGGTGGCCAGGGCGTCTACACGCGCTATCTCGCGCGTGAGCTGACCGAGCTCGGCCATCACGTCGAGGTCTTCTCGGGCCCGCCCTACCCCGACCTCGACGACCCGTCGCAGCTCGTCCCGGTTCCCAGCCTCGACCTGTACCGGGCCGACAACCCGTTCCGGGTGCCGTGGCCGCACGAGCTGCGCACGACCGTCGACCTGCGCGAGGTCGCGATCATGTGCGGCGCGGGCTTCCCCGAGCCGTACACCTTCAGCCTGCGCGTCCGCCGCATGCTGCGCGAGCGCCGGCACGACTTCGACCTCGTCCACGACAACCAGTGCCTGGGGTCGGGGCTCCTGGGCGCCATGCGCGACGGCTGGCCGCTCGCGGCCACGCTCCACCACCCGATCACGGTCGACCGCGATCTCGACCTCGCACACACCACGAACCCGTGGCGCCGGCTCACGATGCGGCGTTGGTACGGCTTCCTCGAGATGCAGATGCGCGTCGCGCGGCAGATCCCGCGCCTCGTCACCGTGTCGGCGTCCTCGAAGCGCGACATCGTCCAGCAGATGGGCGTCCCCGAGGACCGGTTGCACATCGTGCCGGTCGGTGTGGACCCGGCGATCTTCCGTCCGATGCCGGGTGTCGCGCGCGTGAAGGGCCGCATCATGACGACCGCGAGCGCGGACGTGCCGATGAAGGGCCTGACGCCGTTGCTCGAGGCGCTCGCGAAGGTCCGCGTCGAGCGGGACGACGCCCATCTCGTCGTCATCGGGCGCCCGAAGGAGCGCAGCCGCATCCCCGCGCTCATCGAGCAGCTCGGTGTCGAACGCGCGGTCACGTTCGTGTCGAAGGTCCCGCAGGAGCGGATCGTCGAGCTGTACGCCGAGGCCGAGCTCGCCGTCGTGCCGTCGCTCTACGAAGGCTTCTCGCTGCCCGCGATCGAGGCCATGGCGTGCGGGGTGCCGCTCGTGGCAACGACCGGCGGCGCGCTGCCCGAGGTCGTCGGCACCGACGGCGAGACCGCGCTGACCGTTCCCCCCGGCGACCCGTCCGCCCTCGCGTCACGCATCCTCGTGCTGCTCGGCGACGCGGATCTCCGTGCACGCATCGGCGACGCCGGCCGCCGGCGTGTCCTCGACCGGTTCACGTGGCGCGCCACCGCGCAGGGGACCGTCGACAACTGGCGCGCGCTGCTCGAGGAACGCGCCCGCGCCGGTCTCCTGCCGCCCGCGGACGCGGGGGCGCGCTGA
- a CDS encoding class I SAM-dependent methyltransferase, translating to MLTVDFDRLDLRPGMRVLDMGCGGGRHAFAAWRAGAIVVALDASAPELRDVRAVVGGMLDAGELPGGAPGGAVQGDALALPFPDGSFDRVIASEVLEHIWEDEPAMRELVRVLRPGGTIAVTVPARGPERICWALDRDYHDTPGGHIRIYRQPDLVAKLERAGVAVNGSHRAHALHSPYWWIRCAGGVDRPDRFLARRYHRFLVWELTHRPRWTQALDRTLNPVLGKSVVVYGKKGAPAPAERDDHTHSASRVPAGAAS from the coding sequence ATGCTGACCGTCGACTTCGACCGCCTCGACCTCCGCCCCGGCATGCGCGTGCTCGACATGGGCTGCGGCGGCGGCCGGCACGCGTTCGCCGCGTGGCGCGCCGGCGCGATCGTCGTCGCGCTCGACGCGAGCGCGCCCGAGCTGCGTGACGTGCGCGCCGTCGTCGGCGGGATGCTCGACGCCGGGGAGCTGCCCGGTGGCGCGCCGGGCGGCGCGGTCCAGGGCGACGCGCTCGCGCTGCCGTTCCCGGACGGCTCGTTCGACCGGGTCATCGCGTCCGAGGTGCTCGAGCACATCTGGGAGGACGAACCCGCGATGCGCGAGCTCGTCCGCGTCCTGCGTCCCGGCGGGACGATCGCGGTGACCGTCCCGGCCCGCGGACCCGAGCGCATCTGCTGGGCGCTCGACCGTGACTACCACGACACGCCGGGCGGCCACATCCGGATCTACCGGCAGCCCGACCTCGTCGCCAAGCTCGAGCGCGCCGGCGTCGCCGTCAACGGCTCCCATCGCGCGCACGCGCTGCACTCGCCGTACTGGTGGATCCGGTGCGCGGGCGGCGTGGACCGTCCCGACCGGTTCCTGGCCCGCCGCTACCACCGCTTCCTCGTGTGGGAGCTGACCCACCGGCCGCGCTGGACGCAGGCGCTCGACCGCACCCTGAACCCGGTGCTCGGCAAGAGCGTCGTCGTGTACGGCAAGAAGGGCGCTCCCGCGCCGGCGGAGCGCGACGACCACACGCACTCGGCCAGTCGCGTTCCTGCCGGGGCGGCGTCGTGA
- a CDS encoding prenyltransferase translates to MTLPAVDGVITPAEIAETVDAIASVQLADGNIPWFAGGHTDPWNLVEAAMALDVGGRHVQAEAAYEWLRGMQRADGAWHAYYQGNGVKDVALDTNVTCYVANGVLHHYLSTGDDLFLARFWPVVERAIDFALSHQRETGEIAWRGDDPGDGALLTGSSSIHASLRCAVVLAEHLGRERPDWELSLGSLAHAVEHREDAFLDKSRWAMDWYYPVLGGVLRGDAAQERIAQGWDTFVVDGRGVRCVSDRPWITAAETCELVLALDAIGERERALELFAAVQFLRADGGGYWTGANFDGGRFHVDGQLYPVEQPTWNSGVVVLAAHALGGSGLTAGFFRGEGLPAGLDREALLAELEVVSRRRRGMVE, encoded by the coding sequence GTGACCCTCCCCGCGGTCGACGGCGTGATCACGCCGGCCGAGATCGCGGAGACGGTCGACGCGATCGCGTCGGTGCAGCTCGCGGACGGCAACATCCCGTGGTTCGCGGGCGGCCACACCGACCCGTGGAACCTCGTCGAGGCTGCGATGGCACTCGACGTCGGCGGGCGTCACGTGCAGGCCGAGGCCGCGTACGAGTGGCTCCGCGGCATGCAACGCGCCGACGGCGCGTGGCACGCGTACTACCAGGGCAACGGCGTGAAGGACGTCGCCCTCGACACGAACGTCACGTGCTACGTCGCGAACGGCGTGCTGCACCACTACCTGTCGACCGGCGACGACCTCTTCCTCGCGCGCTTCTGGCCCGTGGTCGAGCGCGCCATCGACTTCGCGCTGTCGCACCAGCGCGAGACGGGCGAGATCGCGTGGCGCGGTGACGATCCCGGCGACGGTGCGCTGCTCACCGGGTCGTCCAGCATCCACGCGAGCCTCCGTTGCGCGGTCGTGCTCGCGGAGCACCTCGGTCGCGAGCGTCCCGACTGGGAGCTGTCGCTCGGATCGCTCGCGCACGCGGTCGAGCACCGCGAGGACGCGTTCCTGGACAAGTCGCGTTGGGCGATGGACTGGTACTACCCGGTTCTCGGCGGCGTGCTGCGCGGCGACGCGGCGCAGGAGCGCATCGCGCAGGGCTGGGACACGTTCGTCGTCGACGGTCGTGGCGTCCGCTGCGTGTCCGACCGGCCGTGGATCACCGCCGCGGAGACGTGCGAGCTCGTTCTCGCACTCGACGCGATCGGCGAGCGTGAACGCGCGCTCGAGCTGTTCGCCGCGGTGCAGTTCCTCCGCGCCGACGGCGGCGGCTACTGGACGGGCGCGAACTTCGACGGCGGCCGCTTCCACGTCGACGGCCAGCTGTACCCCGTCGAGCAGCCGACGTGGAACTCGGGCGTCGTCGTGCTCGCCGCGCACGCGCTCGGCGGATCGGGGTTGACCGCAGGCTTCTTCCGCGGCGAAGGCCTGCCGGCCGGCCTCGACCGGGAAGCGCTCCTCGCCGAGCTCGAGGTCGTCTCCCGCCGCCGGCGCGGCATGGTCGAGTGA
- a CDS encoding dihydrofolate reductase family protein gives MGQLGVVEFVTLDGVVQGFASPGDDRDRGFERGGWGAPYRHPVESESAVAGFVERSAYLFGRRTYEGMIRFWPDQPDENRMAAHLNRAPKYVATRTLTELSWNNAHVLEGDLADAVARLKAMYDSVVVLGSGVLVEQLVAQDLVDTYRLFLHPLLLGTGQRLFGAFSSPQPLRLLDATPTPTGVVMLSYERDR, from the coding sequence ATGGGACAGCTCGGGGTCGTGGAGTTCGTGACCCTCGACGGCGTCGTGCAGGGGTTCGCCTCGCCCGGCGACGACCGCGACCGTGGGTTCGAGCGCGGCGGCTGGGGCGCGCCGTACCGTCATCCCGTCGAGTCCGAGTCGGCCGTCGCCGGCTTCGTCGAGCGCTCCGCGTACCTCTTCGGCCGGCGGACCTACGAGGGCATGATCCGGTTCTGGCCCGACCAGCCCGACGAGAACCGGATGGCCGCGCACCTCAACCGCGCGCCGAAGTACGTCGCGACGCGGACATTGACCGAGCTGAGCTGGAACAACGCGCACGTCCTGGAGGGCGACCTCGCGGACGCCGTCGCGCGCCTGAAGGCGATGTACGACTCGGTCGTCGTGCTCGGCAGCGGCGTGCTCGTCGAGCAGCTCGTCGCGCAGGATCTCGTCGACACGTACCGCCTCTTCCTGCACCCGTTGCTGCTCGGCACGGGTCAGCGGTTGTTCGGCGCGTTCTCCTCGCCGCAGCCGTTGCGACTGCTCGACGCGACGCCCACTCCGACGGGCGTGGTGATGCTGAGCTACGAGCGGGACCGCTGA
- a CDS encoding nitroreductase family deazaflavin-dependent oxidoreductase: MAQYLAPDWFTKTVANPIVRALGLATTLTVRGRTTGAPHSVPVNVLTYEGSRYLVAPRGDTQWVRNLRAAGDGELSRRGKRERVRATEVDDGAKPPIIDAYLQRWGRQVRSQFAQLPDPHDHPVFRLEPAS; the protein is encoded by the coding sequence ATGGCGCAGTACCTCGCACCCGACTGGTTCACGAAGACGGTCGCCAACCCGATCGTCCGTGCGCTCGGTCTCGCGACCACGTTGACGGTGCGCGGCCGGACCACAGGTGCGCCGCACTCCGTACCGGTGAACGTGTTGACGTACGAGGGCTCGCGGTACCTCGTCGCACCACGCGGGGACACGCAGTGGGTGCGCAACCTGCGCGCCGCGGGCGACGGCGAGCTGTCGCGGCGGGGCAAGCGGGAGCGGGTCCGTGCGACGGAGGTCGACGACGGCGCGAAGCCGCCGATCATCGACGCCTACCTGCAACGTTGGGGCCGGCAGGTCCGTTCGCAGTTCGCGCAGCTGCCCGATCCGCACGACCACCCCGTGTTCCGGCTCGAGCCGGCCTCCTGA
- a CDS encoding class I SAM-dependent methyltransferase: MPDGEGLALHEAGIAAARVGPLLEIGTYCGKSAVYLGAAARAGGTVLFTVDHHRGSEENQAGWEHHDRDVVDPATGRMDTLPFFRRTIERAGLEDVVIAVVGESATVARHWSTPVGLLFVDGGHAEDVAMRDYASWARHVARGGLLAIHDVFEDPADGGQAPFHVWQRAVADGFEPVTTTGSLRVLRRE, from the coding sequence ATGCCCGACGGCGAGGGCCTCGCGCTGCACGAGGCGGGGATCGCGGCGGCGCGCGTCGGCCCGCTGCTCGAGATCGGGACGTATTGCGGCAAGTCCGCCGTCTACCTCGGCGCGGCCGCGCGCGCGGGTGGGACGGTGCTGTTCACCGTCGACCACCACCGGGGCTCGGAGGAGAACCAGGCCGGGTGGGAGCACCACGATCGCGACGTCGTCGATCCCGCCACCGGGAGGATGGACACGTTGCCGTTCTTCCGGCGGACGATCGAGCGGGCCGGCCTCGAGGACGTCGTGATCGCGGTGGTCGGGGAGTCGGCGACGGTGGCGCGTCACTGGTCGACGCCGGTCGGGCTGCTGTTCGTCGACGGTGGTCACGCCGAGGACGTCGCGATGCGCGACTACGCGAGCTGGGCGCGACACGTCGCGCGTGGTGGACTCCTCGCGATCCACGACGTGTTCGAGGACCCGGCGGACGGCGGACAGGCGCCGTTCCACGTGTGGCAGCGCGCGGTGGCCGACGGCTTCGAACCCGTCACGACGACGGGCAGCCTGCGCGTCCTGCGACGGGAGTGA
- a CDS encoding methylmalonyl-CoA mutase family protein: METNRGREAWDHAFAASTRRDADFTTHSGIPVEPVYGPEDGLFPGQWPYTRGPYASMYRSKLWTMRMFAGFGTAPDTNRRFRELLEAGGDGLSTAFDLPTLMGRDSDDVLSLGEVGKCGVAVDTLADVEDLFRGIDLGAVTTSMTINSPAAVLLAMYVATAEAAGTPRADLGGTLQNDILKEYQAQKEYVFPPRPSMRLVADTIAFCAAEMPRWHAVSVSGYHIREAGSTAVQELAFTLANGFAYVESGLARGLDVDEFVPRLSFFFNAHVDFFEEIAKYRAARRIWARWLRDRYGARAERSMQLRFHTQTAGVSLTAQQPEVNLVRTAIEALAGVLGGTQSLHTNSMDEVLALPTEKAARLALRTQQVIAHETRVANVADPLGGSWFVEELTDDVERRAEEVFAHLDDLGDGSILEGVLRGIEQGWFQHEIADAAYELERKLNDGRHVVVGVNAFTEGNDDAPPEILHIGPEAEELQLKRLDAVKQSRDSDGVARALEAVTDAAAEPTTNVVPSLLDAVRAYATVGEVMDALAQVFGRHREHPVI, translated from the coding sequence GTCGACGCGCCGCGACGCCGACTTCACCACGCACTCGGGCATCCCGGTCGAACCCGTCTACGGGCCGGAGGACGGCCTGTTCCCGGGGCAGTGGCCGTACACGCGCGGGCCGTACGCCTCGATGTATCGCTCGAAGCTGTGGACGATGCGGATGTTCGCGGGGTTCGGGACCGCCCCGGACACGAACCGCCGGTTCCGCGAGCTGCTCGAGGCGGGCGGTGACGGGCTCTCGACGGCCTTCGACCTGCCGACGCTGATGGGCCGCGACTCGGACGACGTGCTCTCGCTCGGCGAGGTCGGCAAGTGCGGCGTGGCGGTCGACACGCTGGCGGACGTCGAGGACCTGTTCCGAGGGATCGACCTCGGCGCGGTGACGACGTCGATGACGATCAACTCCCCGGCCGCGGTGCTGCTGGCGATGTACGTCGCGACCGCCGAGGCGGCGGGCACGCCGCGCGCCGACCTCGGCGGGACGCTGCAGAACGACATCCTGAAGGAGTACCAGGCCCAGAAGGAGTACGTGTTCCCGCCCCGTCCGTCGATGCGGCTCGTCGCGGACACGATCGCGTTCTGCGCGGCGGAGATGCCGCGGTGGCACGCAGTATCGGTGTCGGGGTACCACATCCGCGAGGCCGGCTCGACCGCGGTGCAGGAGCTCGCGTTCACGCTCGCGAACGGGTTCGCGTACGTGGAGTCGGGGCTCGCGCGGGGGCTCGACGTCGACGAGTTCGTGCCCCGGTTGAGCTTCTTCTTCAACGCGCACGTCGACTTCTTCGAGGAGATCGCGAAGTACCGCGCCGCGCGTCGCATCTGGGCGCGGTGGTTGCGCGACCGGTACGGCGCGCGTGCGGAGCGGTCGATGCAGCTCCGGTTCCACACGCAGACCGCGGGGGTGTCGCTGACCGCGCAGCAGCCGGAGGTCAACCTCGTGCGGACGGCCATCGAGGCCCTGGCCGGGGTGCTCGGTGGGACGCAGAGCCTGCACACGAACTCGATGGACGAGGTGCTGGCGCTGCCGACCGAGAAGGCCGCGCGCCTCGCGTTGCGCACCCAGCAGGTGATCGCCCACGAGACGCGCGTCGCCAACGTCGCGGACCCCTTGGGCGGATCGTGGTTCGTCGAGGAGCTCACCGACGACGTCGAGCGCCGTGCCGAGGAGGTGTTCGCCCACCTCGACGACCTCGGTGACGGCTCGATCCTCGAAGGCGTCCTGCGCGGGATCGAGCAGGGCTGGTTCCAGCACGAGATCGCGGATGCCGCGTACGAGCTCGAACGCAAGCTGAACGATGGCCGTCATGTCGTCGTCGGCGTCAACGCGTTCACGGAGGGCAACGACGACGCGCCGCCCGAGATCCTCCACATCGGGCCCGAGGCCGAGGAGCTCCAGCTCAAGCGGCTCGACGCGGTGAAGCAGTCGCGCGACTCCGACGGCGTCGCACGCGCGCTCGAGGCGGTGACCGACGCCGCCGCCGAGCCGACGACGAACGTCGTGCCGAGCCTGCTCGACGCCGTGCGGGCCTACGCGACCGTCGGCGAGGTCATGGACGCGCTCGCGCAAGTGTTCGGCCGTCACCGCGAGCACCCGGTCATCTGA